The stretch of DNA TGGCGGCCGACCGCCAACCTCGAAGGGCAGACCACCTATCCGTTCAGCTTCAGTTCGGGTGATTTCATGTACGATTATTTTCATATTGCCAACATTGCAGTAACTGCGGTGACCGACTCGTTCCAGGCCGCCGACGGTCTGCTCGCTTATCCAAGTTTAGAGGTCGATCCCGCCAAGGTACCGTTTGCCACCTGGAACGGCGTGCTGCGTTACATCGAAGCCGTGACCCCGGCGAGCGGTGGCGAGACCATCTACACCATGGACATGCGCAACAACACGAGTCCGCATCAAGGATCACCGTGTGCGGTACGCTATCTCGGTAACGACTTTAAAATTGTCTTCTTCGGCTTCCCAATATATTTCATGGACCAGGATGATGCACGGCTGGCCGCACAGAAGGTGATGAGCGATTTCGGCGAGGTCGGCATTGCCGAGACGCCGAAGAGCGTCGGGGCGGTTTTCGGCATTCTCTTGCAGCAGAACATCCCCAATCCCTTTACCGACCAGACCGTCATCAGTTATCAGCTTATACACTCGGGCAATGTGCGCTTGAAGGTCTACAATATTGCTGGTCAGTTAGTAAAGACGCTGGTCAACGACCGTCAGGAATCGGGTGTTTATAATATCGTATGGTCGGGTCTTGATGACCAGGGCCGCCGGGTGGCGAGCGGCATCTACTTCTGCCGGCTCGAAACCGACGACCAAAGCGCGATCAAGAAAATGACCGTACTAAGGTGAAGAAATGAAATGGGCCAGGTTGTTTATTTTCTTTCGATATCTGCGACCTGTAGTTAGGCAATCAATGAGTGCTTTGCTGCATTCTCATCTGTATGTTCAAGCGTGCTACGGCGAGTTGTGTAGCGCCACGGGCATAGTAGTTCTTTGAGGTGAGAATGTTACGTTGCAGGTCAAGAGTACCCCCAAGTCGGAAGACACGACCTGGCCCTTACGAGCGGGAGAAGAAAGCATGATGGCGCCACGTGAAAAAAGTGACCAGGTCATGTGAAACAAAGGAGAGGACTGTGAAATATTTTGAGAAACTATTATTAGCCGTAATGTTTTCGGTGACCGCCCTACCACCACTACACGCGGCAGGTATACATGACGTGGTGAACGATAATAATCTGGAGGCGGTGACAGCACTACTTGATGAAGATCCAACACAAATCGATCTGCGCGACGCCGATGGAATGACGCCGCTCAACCTCGCCGCGATCATCGGGAATTACGAGATCGTCAAGGAACTTCTTAAACGAAACGCCGACATACACATCGGTGATGTGGACAACAGCCAGCCTATACATCTTGCGGCGATCAGCGGGAATGTACAAATCGCCGAACTATTATTGACAAACGGTGCCGATGTCAACGAACAGGACGATAATGGCGCAACACCTCTCACCTTCGCAGCGGGCAGAAGACATATCGATATGGTAAGATATCTGCTCGAAAAAGGTGCTGACGTAAGAATCCGTAATACCGCAGGCATGACCCCGCTTTTCTTTGCCGGTACCCCAGAGATCGCAACGGTCATTCTTGATAATGGGGCTGATATCGATGCCCCGTCAAACGACGGCACCACGCCGCTGCTCGCCGCAGTGTGGCGCGGCCGGTCTGAACTGATCAGGTATCTCCTGGAGCGAGGAGCTGACCCGAATTTGTTCAACGATGCAGGAACGACCCCATTGTTTGCTGTGAACGGCGAGAACATTATTCAGATTACACGGATGTTGATCGACAACGGCGCGCGGGTCAATGTCAGGAACGGCCAAGCCGAAACACCGCTCCACAATATCGCCTGGACTGGCTCAGTGGAAACCGCAGAGCTCTTGCTTTCGAACGGTGCTGATATCAACGCCGTGAGCGATTTCGGATGGACACCGCTTTGCATGGCTGCCCTGTGCAACGCCGAGATCACTAAATACCTGATCTCAAAAGGCGCAACGGTCAATCCCCATGAACCGAAGGACACGAAAGAATGCCCGTGTCGTGTTGAATTCCAGACACCATTGCACTGTGCCGTACGCAGTGACAGCATTAACACGATACAGGTTCTCGTGCAGAATGGCGCGCTGGTCAATGTCGTCGACGGGGAAGGTTTGACACCACTCCATTTAGCCGTAAGAAACGGGAATTCCGAAATCGTGAAACACCTGCTCGATCATGGTGCGGTGATCAACGTCACAGAAGGCCACTATGGAGCGAACGAAATGCATATCGCTGCAGCAACCGGACAAAAAGATATCGCTGCGCTGCTGATCGACAACGATATTGAAATCGGTGCAAAGGACAACGAAGGGAAAACGCCCCTGTACTATGCCACATATCACGGATTTGATGGAATACGCGATATGCTGATTGAAAATAGTGACGCGCCCGAACAAGTGAAAGCACCGAAAGGATACCGCAAGCTGCTCGGCAAGAAACTCAAGAAGAGCGAAGCCCTGATCTGGCATCTGGGACACAGCGGGTGGGCGATCAAGACCCAAGGGCATCTACTCGTTTTCGACTATAATGCTCCCGCACGTTCGGTCCCGAGCGATGCTTCTTTATCCAGTGGATACATAATTCCATCCCATATCAAAGATGAGAACGTTACGGTTTTCGCCACGCATGACCACGGCGATCATTATAACCCCTCAATATTCGACTGGCAGGATGATGTTGGAAACATCCAATACGTGTTAGGATTCAGACCTCGTGATATCGAAAGCGATTATTTGTATGCTGCTCCTCGCACCGATACGACGCTCGAAGATATGAAGGTCACGACCATACGATCGAACGACGGTGGGGTCGGCTTTCTCATCGAAGTAGATGGCCTGGTGATCTTCCACCAGGGCGATCATGCCAACGGAGCCATGGACATGTCGGGCAACTACACCGCGGAAATCGACGCCATTGCCGGCATGGAAAAGGATATCGATCTTGCCTTTGGCCCGATCCTCGGCTGCAGTCTCGGCACGCCCGAGTCGGTGCAGCTTGGCGCACACTATGCCATCGAAACGCTCAATCCCAGGGTATTCATGCCAATGCACTCGGGCCAGGCAACATACCGCTACCGTGATTTCGTCCAGGATGCTGCCGGCAAGGATTATGATACCCAGCTCGTATACGCGCTCAATCAAGGAGACAGGTTCCTTTATATTCAAAACAAGGTAACAAAGGTCGAATGAACATGGCACGGAAACATTAGAAATAGTTGTCAGCATAACAGCGCATGCTAAACTTGCTCGACAATTTGAGCGGGGGTAATAACATGATGAACGCTCATATGTTACTTCTTATCTACGGGTTCGCGGTCTTCGCATTCTGCGCCCAATACTACGATACTACATTCAAGACATACCAGGACATGCGGGCGCACCTTATCGAACTCTACTCCCAGGATAAGTTCAACGAGGCTGCCGAATTGTTGCTCTGGGCGCGCGAGGAATTTCCCGATTACCTCTTCAATAACACATACAATCTCATCCTAATGTACGCCCGCATGGAGCAATATGAAAAAGGCATTGAAGCATTGCAGTATGCATTGGATCGCGGCATGTGGTTTGCCCCTTACTTCTTTGAGACCGAACTCTGGAAGCCGCTCACGGAACAGGCTGGCTATGACACCATCCGGATTCAAAGTGAGGTTTTCAAAAGGGAAGCGCAGATGAAAGCGAAACCGGACCTCCTTGTCGTAACGCCTGATACATTTAATCCAGACAAAACCTACCCCCTCTTCATTGCGCTTCATGGCGGCAGTGAGAATATCCAAATATTCAAAGACCGCTGGAGATCACAAAAGATGTTGGAAGAATTCATCACGGCATACCCTCAATCTTCACAGGTCATAGCCATGAACGGATTTTGGTGGCACGAAAACATCGAACAGACAAGAAACGAGATCGCCGAGGCCTATCAAAAAGTAGTTTGTGAATATCCAGTCGACAGAAACAATGTAATTATTGGCGGTTTCTCATCAGGCAGCCTGGCAGCTCTTGAGATCGTATTGTCGAATGTAATCCCTGTGGCGGGTTTTATCGCTCTGTGTCCTGACTTGCCAGAGAGTTTCAGTGAAGAAAATGTCAAAAATGCAAAAGATCGCGGCATACGAGGCGTCTTGATCACAGGCGAGCAGGATGAACGGCGTCCACTACACGATAAGATGATCGAGACTTTCAGAAATGTAGGACTGCCCCATCAGTATATTGTCATTCCGGACATAGGACACAACTATCCCAACGACCTCGACGCAATGATTGATCAGGCCATTGACCAAATCCGCTCGGTCAGTATAATAGAACAATAGCAGAAGGAGGCTAAATGGAGGAAATGATTGCATATTGTGGTCTGGTGTGTACTGGTTGCCCTGCTTTCATAGCGACACAGAACAACAGCGATGAAGAACGCAACAGGGTAGTGGAAAAATGGTCCTCCGACCGGTATCCGTTAGAAACCAAGGACATAAACTGCGACGGGTGTCTCAGTTCTGGCGAGAGGCTGCTTAAATTCTGTAATGAATGTGAAGTGCGCTCCTGCGGATTTGAGCGCGGTGTCGAAAACTGTGCTCATTGTGACGACTTTCCGTGTTCGAAACTCGAGACACTCTACAGCATGATAAGCGGCGCAGAAGCCAGGGAGCGCCTGGTAAATATAAGAAAAAACGTCAATTAATGCAGCCCTGACGTCAAATCTCTACTTTGAGCATCATAGGTCGAAGATATTCTGAGAACGCGCGTAGTTCTTTTCGAAGTTTAAAGTAGAGATTCGACCCCAATGTTATTTCTTGACTTTCTTGTATCACTGATCTATACTGACGTGGATCAAAAAAGGAGGCGTGTATGAAAAGAACTATATTCCCGCTCGCATCAATTGCACTCGCAGTGTCGATCATTGCATGCGGACGCAAAGTCATGGTGCCGCCGAAGATCGATCTTACGCAGCACGAAATCGTAGGCATCATTCAATTCGAATCCGACAGCAAAGGAGAACTCGCACCGTTAACCACCAAGAAGTTCACCGAAGCTATCCGCCGTGATCAAGAAATGATCAGGATCGTTGACCTCGGCACCGAGGCTGAAGTACTGAAGGAGATCGGGTACGACAGATTAAACAAAGCGGCTTTTCAGGCGATCGGCGAGGAATACGAGATTGCAACCGTTTTTACGGGTGAGTTGCTTGTTTCCGACGTGAGACCGGATATTTCCATCGCGCTGATATTCACGGCCGGCATGTCGGTCTCGGCTGAAGTCGACGCGACCCTCGATGCCCGAATGGTCGAAACAAAAACCGGAGCGTCGTTGTGGAGCACCTCGGTTACCAAAACAGAGGAGATCGGCAATGTCAATATCTGGGAAGGTGGAGTGTTTATCTTCGATGCCGAAGATCCGGAAAGGGCTTACGGAAAGCTTGTCAATGCCCTGATTGAGGACGCATCCCAGAATTTCCGCGTCACCTGGCGGCGCGAATAACGCTGGGGACACCCCCGCCGCGTCATTGCGAGGCGATGAAGCAGCCTCGCTGATTTGCTATCCATCCTGCTATAACCAAATTCCCTTTGGTTTACCTATTACTTCCTACTTAGTGTACTATTGAGTTATCTGATTAGAAGTACTTTCTCGGTAGCATTATAATCGTCCGCCACCAATCTTACGAAATAAACACCACCATTTACTTGCCGACCAGCCTGATCCGTGCCATCCCACGTCACCGATGACTGATAACCGATTAGAGATGACGGTACATAAAATGACTTCACCAGCTGCCCCGCAGCATCATAGACCTTCAGGCTTGCATTATTACTGTTATCCGTTATCTGATATCGGATATCAGTAGAGTAGTGGAAAGGGTTCGGGTGGACGGTTAAGTTAAGCCCAGTATCATGGGCTGTGTACCCTGCCTCTTCGCTTATGCCGGTAATCGAAACATCAACATTACCCCAAATATCGCACGCAGAGCTATAACCCTGGCCCCACGTTATCAGATAGTTGCTATCTGAAACAGCGACAGCAGGCCACCAGCGCTCCTGCGATGTGTTATCGCAGATCATGAAATTGTCTCCCAGTAGTGAACCGTCGCTTCCGATGAACTGGCCGTATATTTTCTGACCAACATTATTCTCGCCGGTCTGCCAGACAACCAGATACTTTGTTCCGTCAAAGGTCACATCTGCCCACCGGTGGCAACCGCTCCCCAGTACTATGCTGATAGGACCACCCACCAGTGAACCTTGCATCGAAACAAGCTGACCGTGCAACTCAAGCGTTGGATAGACACCGGAAAACCAAACTACCAGATAGTTGGTGTCGCCAAAAGCAATGTTCGATCCGCCGGCTGGAGCCGAAGCGATGGTGAAGATACTGCCTTCGGGTTGACACTGGCTGTTGATGAACCGGCCATATACCGGACCGCTTGACTTAGGCCATACTACGAGACATCGGTTTCCATCGTAGGCGATCTTTGCCCTGTATTCACTCGACCCGGTACCGCTGGAAATACAGGCTCCCGTGTCAAGCACAGCGCCTCCAGGCGTTACCCGCGCCGCAGCCATATAATAGTAACTGCCTCCAAAATTATTGTCGCTCCATACTACAAAATAATTTTGGCCATCGAAAGTAACTGCGGGGTATGTCTGAATATAAAATTTAGGGCAGATTTCCAGTGAATTTATCGTATCCAGGTCAGGAGTGACCCGCACTCCTACTATCTCCCCCAGAGTTCAGCAGTGATTACGGGTAACCACCAAAAGATTGGTCCCGTCAAATGCGGCATCGCAGCTGTAACCGGCGCTGTCAACGTAAAGCGCGCGGCCGGATGGATCCAATACAACTCCATCGGTAGTGACCCGTGCTCCGTAAAGTGACAAAAGTGGCAGGTGACGCTGATCGATCCAGAATACATAGAACTGGTCATTGGCATAGCAGACCGATGGGTATCCTGTATAATTGGGTGCGGTGCCTATTGGGAAGTCGCCGCCAACAAGCATTAAGATAATTACTGATATCACAGGATAGTATAGATTGACAAAATCCAATGTCAACCCCTTCACTAGATCTGCAATTCACATGACGTATTTCGGCGTGTGTGCTCCACCGTCGAGAGTAATTTCAGCCCAACAGAACGACCATTGACAAATGCATACAAGGAGCTAAACTAAATAAGTTCCCTAAAAAGGAATCATTTCAGTCATCAATCACCGGGGAGGAATAAGATCTTTTCAAAAAAGGGGGTAATTCAATGAAACCATTGAAGTCGTGCAT from candidate division WOR-3 bacterium encodes:
- a CDS encoding T9SS type A sorting domain-containing protein; amino-acid sequence: WRPTANLEGQTTYPFSFSSGDFMYDYFHIANIAVTAVTDSFQAADGLLAYPSLEVDPAKVPFATWNGVLRYIEAVTPASGGETIYTMDMRNNTSPHQGSPCAVRYLGNDFKIVFFGFPIYFMDQDDARLAAQKVMSDFGEVGIAETPKSVGAVFGILLQQNIPNPFTDQTVISYQLIHSGNVRLKVYNIAGQLVKTLVNDRQESGVYNIVWSGLDDQGRRVASGIYFCRLETDDQSAIKKMTVLR
- a CDS encoding ankyrin repeat domain-containing protein, with product MKYFEKLLLAVMFSVTALPPLHAAGIHDVVNDNNLEAVTALLDEDPTQIDLRDADGMTPLNLAAIIGNYEIVKELLKRNADIHIGDVDNSQPIHLAAISGNVQIAELLLTNGADVNEQDDNGATPLTFAAGRRHIDMVRYLLEKGADVRIRNTAGMTPLFFAGTPEIATVILDNGADIDAPSNDGTTPLLAAVWRGRSELIRYLLERGADPNLFNDAGTTPLFAVNGENIIQITRMLIDNGARVNVRNGQAETPLHNIAWTGSVETAELLLSNGADINAVSDFGWTPLCMAALCNAEITKYLISKGATVNPHEPKDTKECPCRVEFQTPLHCAVRSDSINTIQVLVQNGALVNVVDGEGLTPLHLAVRNGNSEIVKHLLDHGAVINVTEGHYGANEMHIAAATGQKDIAALLIDNDIEIGAKDNEGKTPLYYATYHGFDGIRDMLIENSDAPEQVKAPKGYRKLLGKKLKKSEALIWHLGHSGWAIKTQGHLLVFDYNAPARSVPSDASLSSGYIIPSHIKDENVTVFATHDHGDHYNPSIFDWQDDVGNIQYVLGFRPRDIESDYLYAAPRTDTTLEDMKVTTIRSNDGGVGFLIEVDGLVIFHQGDHANGAMDMSGNYTAEIDAIAGMEKDIDLAFGPILGCSLGTPESVQLGAHYAIETLNPRVFMPMHSGQATYRYRDFVQDAAGKDYDTQLVYALNQGDRFLYIQNKVTKVE
- a CDS encoding DUF3795 domain-containing protein, which translates into the protein MEEMIAYCGLVCTGCPAFIATQNNSDEERNRVVEKWSSDRYPLETKDINCDGCLSSGERLLKFCNECEVRSCGFERGVENCAHCDDFPCSKLETLYSMISGAEARERLVNIRKNVN
- a CDS encoding T9SS type A sorting domain-containing protein yields the protein MRVTPDLDTINSLEICPKFYIQTYPAVTFDGQNYFVVWSDNNFGGSYYYMAAARVTPGGAVLDTGACISSGTGSSEYRAKIAYDGNRCLVVWPKSSGPVYGRFINSQCQPEGSIFTIASAPAGGSNIAFGDTNYLVVWFSGVYPTLELHGQLVSMQGSLVGGPISIVLGSGCHRWADVTFDGTKYLVVWQTGENNVGQKIYGQFIGSDGSLLGDNFMICDNTSQERWWPAVAVSDSNYLITWGQGYSSACDIWGNVDVSITGISEEAGYTAHDTGLNLTVHPNPFHYSTDIRYQITDNSNNASLKVYDAAGQLVKSFYVPSSLIGYQSSVTWDGTDQAGRQVNGGVYFVRLVADDYNATEKVLLIR